Genomic DNA from Cyprinus carpio isolate SPL01 chromosome A22, ASM1834038v1, whole genome shotgun sequence:
CCGGCGGAGCGCCGCTCTGACCTTTATTGAGCCCGAAGAGCCACGACATGATCCGCTGACGGACGCTGAAGAACCGGGATCACACACGCGTCCACTGCACGAGTGTCACGCCGCGCTCTGCGCAAGCGCACTGCTCCTGACGCGCCGCCGCGCCGCGCTGATTGGCTGACGCGCTCGTCCTTCAGAAGGTCAGGGGGAGGCCACGCCCCTCGTCGCGTCAGATTGTAGCGTCACGTGCGgaagtttccaaggcaacatttctcatttttattctgatgtgctaaaataaataattaacacagacgcattaaaaaattacaaaaacacaaaacaaaatcatttaaacttgaaatgaaaatattaataaaagctataattgTATGTAAACGATAGTAAAAATAGACAGTGTTTTGCTGTAATTTGATAAATTGcgttattttacaaaattaccaGGAAATTAATTCACAGTCTGtattatgaatgtttattcatctGACAGTTCATATTAGACatatgataaaatacatttagaaagtaataaaaactatataaacattaaaaaagcacaattaactataattaaaataaagcagaaaaaactATACCAGTATTccactgatactaaaataacactggttaatAACATAGAGAAATAATGCAACCTTTATTatgaattaattgattaaatattttaaaaaaaattattcataaaacactTCAACAACACCACAACAtcttcaaaaacaattaaatataacaaaacatgaaatttagTTGTTATTCCAATGTTTATTTACATCACATCTCAGTCATATATTCATGTTTAATTGtattgcatttataatgttagataATAGCCAAATAtacaatcacatttacacaacaatcaaatttccaaaaaaaaactaacataaaaaaacaaactatcataATAAAACACATGATCTTTAGCTTGCGCTGTTTTTAACTGTGAAAAGATGTGTACTGTATGAAGTGTGACAAGACATGATAGAGATTATAAATACAACACAGCAGCCATTACATATGAAAAAGCTTTAATGatgttcataaacacacacacaaatgacactTATTTACAGGAACCGCTCCAGACAGACGTTCAGCAGGTCACATGGTCagctgcgctgtgattggctgattcaCTGCAGCTGTGTGATGCGAGAGAAGACTCCCGGCGGCTCCGCCCCGTCCCCCAGCGCGGCTCTGAGGCCCTCGGTCCGGCGCGCGTGGGCCAGTGCGGTCAGGGACTGGAAGGAGCGCGGCTCTGTGATGGACAGGTCACACAGCACACGTCTGTTCAGCGCCACGCTGCACTGTGAGCACAAACACAcggtcagcacacacacacacacgcgctggGAATCATCTGACCGTCGTCACACTCACCTTCAGCAGGTTGTGTATGAGCGCCGGGTACTTCATGTGCTGCTCTCTGCTGGCCGCCGCGACCCGCTGGATCCACAGCTGcggcgcacacacacgcacacacacacacattagagcTCAGTCTGAGTGACTGACAGGTGTGAGGTCACATGACACACCACCTACCTGCCTCATGCTGCGTCGCTTGGCTTTCCGAGCTTTGCTGGCGTAGACGAACGCCCTGCGGACGGCGCGCACCGCCAGACTGTAGCAGCGGTTCTTCCTGCCGCGGAAATGCTGCAAAAGACACACTGTTTGGTTCCAGAACATTCCCAAAAGAGACATTataactagggatgtaacgatgaaCCACGAGCCGGCTGAAAATCagttcaaatatgtgacgatttaAATCTGTTGAGATTctaaacaaatcacgattcaaTTAAAGTCAtcagtttatatgaatgtgtgtctgaggggaactgactgtctttagaaaagtttagattgtgttttttcttttcatcttgtctctgtatgaagcatattaaagttcataagtgcagcgctgctttgtttacagcggtaaccaaggaaacgctttaagctccacctgctgcagtgttcataagtgctttgtttacagcggtaaccaaggaaacgctttaagatccacctgctgcggtgttcgtaagtgctttgttgCCGCATaacggtaaccaaggaaacgctttaagctccacctgccgCAGTGTTCGtaactgctttgtttacagcggtaaccaaggaaaacgctttaagctccacctgccgCAGTGTTCAttagtgctttgtttacagtggtaaccaaggaaacgctttaagctccacctgctgcagtgtttcgTAAGTACCTTCCTCACAgctgtaaccaaggaaacgctttaagctccacctgccgCAGTGTTCATTAGtcctttgtttacagtggtaaccaaggaaacgctttaagctccacctgccgCAGTGTTCAttagtgctttgtttacagcggtaaccaaggaacgctttaagcgccacctgcctcagtgttcataagtgctttgtttacagttgtaaccaaggaaacgctttaagctccacctgctggcagagagtgaatctgtgtctcgttcagctcgtctgctgtttctgtttcatgcagatatttttatgtatagtgaACTGAACTGctgtcaaaccattctgtttttgcttcaaatttctaaatgattcagtctaatttagattaaaaactgctcatgttgcatgtgtgcagcatctttgtttggatcatgattaaaatgcagtggttgcctctaattttaaacgGAAAGAGCACAGACcaagacttattttatttatatgaaacagatttattttatttgtgttacttatttgtttgatttggggcttgttttaaaatttcaatttagttttgttatttatattatatttcaatttgtcatttagcagatgcttttatccaaagcgactcacaaatgaggacaatggaagcaatcaaaaccaacaaaagagcaataatatgcaggtgctatattagtatattattatagtgttatatttaaagtttacaGAGAAACGTGCAGCATTATGTCCAAGCAATAACAAAAGAACACATTcgtttataatttgtattaaatcgtgagttgagtgaatcgctACATCCCTAATTATAACAGAAAGTTTTCTTTATCTGAATATAATGTTCCCAGAGTGTTATCATAGTAACCATACGGGAACGTTAGAGGAAGCTCATACACATGATCAGTGTTGGGTAACGGATTACCAGTAActgcgagttacgtaatcagattactcttttcaagtaactagtaaagtaactcattacaaataaatatgtgttactttttcaaataagtagttgctttgttttctgtgtacTGACTGACAGCTCAATCAGAGGCGTTCGGGGAagccgtggcctagtggttagagagtatgactcctaaccctaaggttgtgggttcgagtctcgggccggtaataccacgactgaggtgtccttgaacTCCGGgtagaacccccaactgctccccgggcgccgcagcataaatgatacccactgctccgggtgtgtgttcactgctgtgtgtgtgcactttgcagagcaccaattctgagtatggggacccacacttggctgtatgtcacgtcactttccttcagcctgaagattatttatttcatttttttatgtgtttacagttgccaaaaatataacttttgggttttttgttgttaacagcGTTGGGCTCGTTACAACAAAAATGTCACTTATTACTCGTTACTAGTTACACTTTTCAAAAGTAATGTTAGAGCTGTAAAATCAATCGAATTCCACTCTCACCCCCACATCACCAGTACTCCAAATCCACaaccaatattaataatataaatataattatcacTCAACAGCAACAGTAATTAGTTATACTACCAGGTACtgcaaaaagtattattattaatgttagtaACTAGTTACTACCCAACACTgattattaaacaacaaaaaagaaagccCAGCCCATGTAACACATTACTTCACATAAATAGCGACTAGCACAGGTCGTTATTTTCCGGTGGAGTAACGCGACAGTAACGCGCTGCTTTCCAGAGTAACAGTCCCCAGCTCCGCATGATGCTCACCCGCGCGTTCCGCAGAAGCTCCTGGACTCTCCAGTACCGGTCCGGTCCGCGGCTCCGGGTCCAGCACGACAGCGTGAGGAACACCATGACGACGACTGACCAGAACGACCTCAAGCTCGCGTGCGCGGCGTGCCTGCACCGGAGACGTGACGTCACATCCGGGTCACGCGAAAGCGACAAAATAAAAGTACGATACAACGCTCttatataatttgttaattattattcaaatattattcatGATCAAATCTAGTTTATGACTAAGAAACACACAGTAATCTAATAATGCGATCCATAATCACgggttattttacatttatataacgaGGATTGAAGGGAAATCACCAGGAATCTGGatgaatataataatgtatataatgtatataatattggGCAAGAGTTAGGAAAGCTTTGTTTGTGGATGATGGGGCGATGTGGAAAACAGGCAGAAAAGCCGAATATAttgaaagataaaaataaaagtgaaaaacaatacaaaatgaaaaacaaaagcactcTTCTTTACAAGAGGAAGAAAAAGCTGTATTTATGGAAAGATCTTTATGAGTGTGATTTATAACAGAAGGTTATAACAAGAATAAGGAGTGCTCACACGGGTTtgtgagaagaagaagaatggaAAGTGTGAATATTGTGGAGAGGAGGAAACTAGAACATGTTTTACTGCGCTGCCAGAAGATTGATTCAGAGACAGACATTTAAAAGATGCACTAAGAGAGAATATAGAGCAAAATATCAGTTATTCTTTAAACAAATCTGCAGATCATAAGGGTTGGAGTATACTTCTAGAGTATTTAGGATCAACAAGATTAATAGATAGAATTTGAGAAATATaagtttattgattttatttatttaaagggttaaaaagtttttttttttctatttttcagtgTGTGGCGGTGCGCCGAGAGCTGTTAGCTATCCgccaataaaaacagaagaagcagcagcagcagggtcAGATTGACGCGAACACGGCCGCGGTGTGTCTCTCGTTGAGCCGCCGCTGCGCCGCAGTCACGGTGAGAATCAGCGCTGATCGATCAGATCTGATGATCAATACTGACAGACCGACACCAGACGTGGCGCCCCCAGAAAGTTTTAATAgaggtggccagatgaggccacagtatgCAGTGATGATCTGAGCACAGTACAGCACATGATCCTGACATCTGCATTACAGCTGTGTTTATAGAGTGTTTTGCTCTTCTTCTTGCGATACATCTACAgcacgtttcctatcagatgacAAACAGACGTTTAGCAGATGTGTTTAAGATGTGAAACTGTCATCTTAGAGACGTCTGTCAGATGCTGTCCAGATCTCTCGCAGACGCACCTGTGCTATCTGAGATGTGACATGTCAGCTGTTACATGCAATATTTCATTAGTGTTCAGAGTGTTTTAGTAACTGTCAGGGTGTGGTTCCGTCGGTGAACACTAGAGGtcagtgttctgattggtcagtcggtGCGGTCAGCGCAGGATCAAGACCTTCCAGATCTACCGCTGGGATCCGGACCGCGCCGGCGACAAGCCCTCGCATGCAGACGTACGAGCTGGACCTGAACACGTGAGTCCAGCCGTCTGTCCGCTCGCTCGCGGGCTCCGTCTCTGTAGATCCGCTCTGAAGAGCGTCTCCTGTGTTTCAGCTGCGGCCCGATGGTTCTGGACGCGCTCATCAAGATCAAGAACGAGACGGACGGCACGCTGACCTTCAGGCGCTCCTGCAGAGAGGGTGAGTCTAAACCTGGTTCTGAGTGAACTGGTTCTGCTGTGGTCTGGGCTCTGAGCCGGTTCTGTCTGCAGGAATCTGCGGGTCTTGTGCGATGAATATCAACGGTGGAAACACGCTGGCGTGTCTGAACAAGATCGACAGTGACACCAGCAGGGTGACCAAGATCTACCCGCTGCCGCACATGTATGTGGTCAAGGACCTGGTGCCGGTGAGTCCCGAGCCGGTGAGCGTCAGACGCggtgcttctgtgtgtgtgagcgctGAGCGCTGTCTGTCTCCTGCAGGACATGAGCAACTTCTACGCTCAGTACAAGTCCATCCAGCCCTTCCTGAAGAAGAAGGACGAGTCCAGACAGGGACAGGAGCAGTACCTGCAGAGCGTGGAGGACCGCAGAAACTGGtaacacatgtgtgtgtgtgtgtgtgtgtgtgtgtgacctgtgtgtgtgtgtgtgacctgtgtgtgtgtgtgacctgtgtgtgtgtgtgtgtgtgtgtgacctgtgtgtgtgtgtgtgtgtgttgacctgtgtgtgtgtgtgtgacctgtgtgtgtgtgtgtgtgacgtgtgtgtgtgtgtctccgtcAGGACGGTCTGTACGAGTGTATCCTGTGCGCCTGCTGCAGCACCAGCTGTCCCAGCTACTGGTGGAGCGGAGACAAGTATCTGGGTCCAGCCGTCCTCATGCAGGTCAGCGACGGAGAACCGTCACACGAGAGGAATAGTCagaaacaaaaatgaacacaCCCCAACCCAACATAAACAAAGATCAAGATtatttcttcatcatcatcatataaatataaaattagcactgcatcagtgtctcatcagtggatgctctgcagtgaatgggtgccgtcagaatgagagtccaaacagctgataaaaacatcacaataatccacaagtaatccacagcactccagtccatcagttaacatctggagaagacaaaagatgaaacacatccagcattaagacgtttataactcaaatacatagagtctataatccataataacacttcctccagtgaaaaagtgttctggtgtgaatcaggagagaaatctgcacagaatcacacacacacacacacacacacacacacacaccacacacacacacacacacacacactctctctctctcttacacacacacacacacacacaccactctctctctcacacacacacaccacacacacacacacacacacacacactctctctctctcacacacacacacacacacacactctcttactcacacacacacacacacacactcaaacacacactctatctctctctctctcacacacacacacacactctccctctcacacacacacacacacacacacacactctctctctctctcacacacgcacacacacacacgcacaaacacactctctcacacacacgcacacacacacactctctctctctcacacacacacacacacacactctctctctctctctctctctctcacacacacacacacacacacacacacactcacctgggcttacacacacacacactgggccgcattaatgcacgggcttacctgggcttaagcccagggccccgggctgggggagggccctgatgatgccggaaaatattgtaatcggattttataattcgttggctgtccctttaaaattacgctttatcgctttgcttttaatgcacgtgcgggcgttgcaagtcctgctcgagaagtgtcagtcaaaccctctcaatcatcagtcacagtgggcattgtttaattgtctgaaatccaataaaattcatcattgtctgaaaaCATTCAGTTATTGGCCTGTATCGAACTCACGTGACATATTTACGTTGAATTCTTTATAAGATAATTGCCgcctattctaatgatgacaataaactAATCTAATAGCTAATCTAATGTGACAGCAATGTCTCGTAAATATGACAGTGGttcgcaaaaaaagaaaaaacagcacaagataaagtagaacgtcagaaacagtttgttaaaaaaaaaaaatccgaaacTAACATCATATTTTTAACGCGGGCCCAGGGAAAGATGAAGATGCAGATAATGGTGAAGGGGAAAGGGAAAGGAAATCACCGCCATTTACAGGTTGGTTGTGATATGGCAGCAGTAGCTAGAAAACCCGCTGGGTTTATATCCGCACCCTCCCGTTCCCGATATATATACACTCTTTGTTCACCCGCTGTCTGCTTAGAATAATTTTCTTCCCGACCCGACCACCCCGCTAAATTTAGATCTCGTTTCCAAAATTTCAAATTTCCATTTCCacggagaaaataaaaatgttgcctgcacaaaaattttatttattattttattcgcCTTGTCAAGATACgaaatttaacattttactgaCAACACAGTAGGGGAAAAATGtcgaagagaaaaaaaaaaaaaaaaaacgcagactCTGAGCCCTCTTTTCAATATTTCTTGATACTGTTGTTGGATGTGGAAGTATCTCACTGACATTAAACTTTCTGCTGCTGTGTCGACCAAATGTTGGGCCAGCTGATTAAAACCTTTTCCGGACACACTATCATACGGTCGAATGTCTTGGCAAACAAATTCAACACAGTTTTCTGTTGTCTCTTTTTTAAAACTGCTCTGGCACCGGCCTAGAATTTGTAAATGCCAGTTTTAGTTTGACCCTTTGTGATGATGCATGAGTCCCGCCTTAAACCCGAGGTTCCAGTCTTGTGACTGCTGAACGGGAATACTTTTAGGCATTTATCACATTGCGCaaagggtatttatttattttttttcatctgcgtCTATGATACACGAAAAAGACTCCCATACATCAGACTTGCCTGATGTGGGTTTCTTAGCAGTAAACTGACCATTTTCCAGTCCAAGTTGAACGTCCTTCAAGGACAGCGCATCCAAACTTTgctctgccattcttttttaggGCCGTATATTTAGCACCGGTACAGTCTGCCCTGTGGACCGTTATATGCACATGCTGCGCGCAAAGACCCCGCAAATACAATGCATGACGCAGAAAAAAACTGGTCCATGCGTGCAGCGCGTGCATAACGGTCCTGAGTGCAGGGCAGGCTGTAGCCTATACCGGGTGGTCGATAAGATTAAGTAAAGCGAAGATATGCTGTTCTGAAAGGACGTCGGGAACGTGATATTGAATGACCGACCGCTCCCGTTCAAATAACACCAGAGTTACCAACCGCTACCGTGTTTTAGTTGGAAATTTAAACCCGCGGCGCAAAATTTGTGGTCGGGACAGCCGCGGGAATGCAGACCCTCTACCTTACAGACATCATGCAATACTGAATTAATTGAAAATGGGCCTATAAAATAAGCATAGATATTGTTTTCATCATTGTCTTTGTTAAATTTAACCTCAATAATAGTTTAATGACAGCAAAAGCTACTAGATTAacttatattttcaaatattgttagacaaataaacagtaagtaataaaatagttacaaataatcaaattacgagtaatagcacaaataaatacaacagaacaaacatataaatgtaataaatggtgcttttcaagtttttcatgtagGTTTAAACAAGAGATTTTCAGGTAGAGAAGTTGTGATCTAATGTATAACTATAtagattaaactattaaaaaattatcagtcaagagcagttacagatgcataaaaatgtttttaatgttaaaaatataaaaagttaaatactgTGCAATTGTTCAAAAAATGAAGAcactttaaacctgaaattaaacccgccagtaggtggcagcgaatcactgttaatgagcaaatcattgagattcaaccatTCATTCAAGTGGCTGATTCACTCAGgaagtgttgctcagagatgcaaaacaattctgtggactttggaaccattttcgttggcgaaatacagcgaaacagacgatttggtgtctaaaatgtaagtcacttgataagttgtttattaaactgtacgctgaataaaatcatcacatttgtaatcatgctaatatttggagaaaaaaaaacggcactctttgtgtaatattagttaacatagatattaaattatataaatatgaaatatttacaggggcatatttgaattctgaggcattaagactaaatcacgtgcacaagtctaacctactagactacGTCACATAGTGCGTGCGTGCACAGAataggtgtgtttttgtttgtttttttgtaaagtgagatgCATAGGCTACTCGATAATATCAGATCGTTAAatcaacaattacgatatcataGACTACATATAACGCACACCCCTACAGCACTGGCTCGATCAGGCAAGTGACCGTTCCGTCTACTGTCCCCGAGAGTCATTCACACTATCCTCGGGCAatcgggcagtccttattgtcgagccctggaAGGGCCCCTCAAGAGATAAAGCCGATGGGTAATTGTTATTTAggatgtgtttacacacacacacacacaggacagagATCATGCACAAACACATGAAGTGACGCTGCACTGAGTGGTTTCTGCTCTTCACTCCATAAAGAGATGTGTGTATTTGACTCATTGTATCTGCAGAtcttatgtatattaaataaacacatgctTGTAGTTCTGTGTGTTTACTGATTTCATTTCTATAAAGCCATCGTGTGTTTGATGGACGGTTTCCTCAGATTTGCTGTCAAAAGTCTCCTGGTTCTTCATTCAGACGGTTTCTCatgttagaataataataaagtcatttaAACTCTGAATGGAAGTTTCAAACGtgacacaaatgaaa
This window encodes:
- the sdhb gene encoding LOW QUALITY PROTEIN: succinate dehydrogenase [ubiquinone] iron-sulfur subunit, mitochondrial (The sequence of the model RefSeq protein was modified relative to this genomic sequence to represent the inferred CDS: deleted 1 base in 1 codon); translation: MTTTDQNDLKLARCGQRRIKTFQIYRWDPDRAGDKPRMQTYELDLNTCGPMVLDALIKIKNETDGTLTFRRSCREGICGSCAMNINGGNTLACLNKIDSDTSRVTKIYPLPHMYVVKDLVPDMSNFYAQYKSIQPFLKKKDESRQGQEQYLQSVEDRRNWTVCTSVSCAPAAAPAVPATGGAETSIWVQPSSCRSATENRHTRGIVRNK
- the mrpl20 gene encoding 39S ribosomal protein L20, mitochondrial, whose amino-acid sequence is MVFLTLSCWTRSRGPDRYWRVQELLRNARHFRGRKNRCYSLAVRAVRRAFVYASKARKAKRRSMRQLWIQRVAAASREQHMKYPALIHNLLKCSVALNRRVLCDLSITEPRSFQSLTALAHARRTEGLRAALGDGAEPPGVFSRITQLQ